The following DNA comes from Deltaproteobacteria bacterium.
CCTCGATCTCTTTCACAAACAGTCCTTTGCCACCAATAGTCGATAGCGAAACATCCTGAATCCGATCGCCGGAGGTTTTGATCGGCACCAGTTCAATCTGCAAGTCTGACCATAGGTGCTCAAGCCGAGATTTGACCCACTCCGCTTGCCACAGCGCGAGCGCGCTCCCACGTGTCCCAATCCGCAAACGCATCTTATTCACTGTCATTATCCAATCCGAAGATGCGTCGAACCACCGCAACTTCACGGGCATTGTCGGTTTCGCCGTTCCGACTCGTGCTTTTTAAGTAGGCGATCGGTGGGTGTAACAACTTGTTGACAATTCCCAAACTGAGCGCCTCTATCGCTTTCTGCGCGTGCGGTGGCAGCTCTTTCAATGCCGCGAAGACTCTTTCGAGTTCACGTTGGCGAATCGCTTCAGCCTTTTCTCGTAGGGCAACGATCGTCGGCGTCACTTCCAAACCAGACAGCCACTGCCAAAATGACTCGACCTCCTCTGCAACAATCGCTTCTGCTTTCTGTGCTTCACGTTCACGTTCGTCTTTATTTTCTTCAATCACCTGTTGCAGATCGTCGATGTCATAGAGAAAGATGTTCTCAATATCGTTGAGACGTGGATCAAAATTGCGTGGTACGCCAAGATCGATAAAGAACATCGGGCGGCGTTTGCGTCCGCGCAGTGCCTCTTGGACGATTGTCGGTCCAACGAGATAGTCGTTACCTCCAGCCGAACCGATAATAATGTCAGCATTGGGTAGGTGCGCCGGAAACTGCTCGAAGGGAACGACGGTCCCATTAAACTCCTGCGCCAGCTCCACTGCACGAGAATACGTGCGATTGGTCACCAGCACTTTGCCAATGCCATGATTCTGCAGATGACGAACCGCCAGTTCACCAATTTCCCCGGCCCCGATCACCATTGCCGTCTTGTCATGTAAGTGATCGAAAATGCTCCGTGCTAACTCGACCGCTGCGGAACTCACTGACACCGCTTTTGCGGCGATACGGGTTTCGCTGCGGACACGTTTCGCCACAGCAAACGTCTTGTGAAAGCAACGGTGGAGGATCTCACCTAGAGTGCCGACTTCGGTTGCTGCCGCGTACGCATCTTTCACTTGCCCGAGAATTTGCGGTTCGCCAACAACAAGTGAGTCTAAACTTGCGGCTACGCGGAATAGGTGTACCAGCGCATCCTTCCCACTCCGCGTATACAAATGCTCCTCAAACGCTGCCCGCGAAGCCCCCTGGGTTTCTGCTAAAAACTCCTTGACCCGCACATCTGCCGCCGCCACATCAGCCGTACTGGTGATGATCTCCACGCGGTTACAAGTAGACAGGATCATCCCTTCCCGCACGGTCTCGGTGTCAACCAAACGCCGCAGCGCTGGTTCGAGGGTTCCGTTGTTGAAAGCGAGACGTTCGCGCACTTCGACGGGTGCACTGCGATGATTGAGGCCGACGATGAGAAGGTCGGCATTACGTTTAGCCAAATTGCCCCCCATGCCGTCCCGGAAAGAATCGAACTCCTAAAAACGAGACCAGCAGCACGGCAAAGCAGATAATGGTCAATGCAGCCGCACGACGGCCTCGCCATCCGGCAGTGCGATAATACAAAAGCAGGGCATAGAGCACCCAGGTCAAGACCGACAACACCAGGCGCGGTTCCCACAGCCAAAAATGACCCCACGCATACTCAGCCCACACGGCACCACTGAGAATGCCGAGGGTCAACAGTGGAAACCCCCAGGAAAGCGAGCGATAGTTCAGTTCATCAAGCGTTTCGAGCGAGGGCAAACGACGAAAGAGCGCATGCGCTTTTTTGGCCTTCAGTTGCTTTTCTTGCACGAGATAAAGAAGACTGGCACTAAAGGCGACACCGAAGACCGCGTAGCCAAGGAACGCCAAGGTCACATGAATCGGCAACCATGAACTGTGAAGAGACGGCGGCAAGGTCTGCACCTTGGCATAAAAGAAAAACGCTGCAAATGTCAGCAGAAAAGCAATCGGGCTGACAACCGCACCAAGCAACGCGACAGGCGTGCGTAGCTGTACCAGCACACATAAACCCGCGGTCAGAAACGCAAAGAACGACATCGCTTCATATGAATTGGTAACGGCAATGTAACCCGCGGTCAGCGAGCGCGTCAGAATTGCTCCAGTATGACAGGCAAAAGCAGCCAGGAGTAAGCCCGGGCCAAGCCCACGTGAAATAGCCCGCTGCGAAAGAAATGGCAGCAAGAATGCTCCAGTGCTCAGCAGATACAACAACAACGCTGCTTTGAGGAGGATGAGTTCCATGGGGTACCCCTACCTGCTCTACTGTAGCAGGAGGAGCAGCGGGGGGAAACCGATGGTTGGTGAACACGAATCCCCCGCCACGACGAGCTTCTTCTTCAGAAAAGCCCCGCTTAGCTGCATCAACCAATATGGGTTTCCTAAATCATTTGTGGATCGGTGCGCCGTTCATGCTTCGATCCTTCGACAAAGCTCAGGACTTCAGCACGAAGGGGAACACTAGCCGCACCAAGAACCGTTCACCCTGAGCTTGTCGAAGGGTGGTCTGTGTTTTACCGTCTTCATCTCAAATAGGAGTCCAATGGTGGCTTCTTCTGCATGATTTTTGATTTGCGTAAAATTGTCAAACTCACTTTCTTTCAGTCTTTTCGCCTTTTCTTATCTTCTCCTTTCAGCCTACAGCCTGTGGCCTATCTTCCTCACTTTTAGTTTTCCATTTTTCATTCTTAATTGACTTCTACCCCGCTTTGCGTAGGGCAGCGAGGTTTCGCTCTAGCATCGCCGGATCTTTGAAGGCAGCCTTTTGCTTCCACTCTTCGAGAGAAGCAATGGGCACCAACCACTCTTCCCCTACAGCCTGAAGCTTATTTCCCCATTTTTAATTTTTCATTCTTAATTTTTAATTTATTTGGGTCCTGCTTTGCGCGCTGCCATTACTGCGCGATCTACGATCGAATGATCTCACCCCGTCACCTCCACCAGCTTGCCGCCAATCAACCGTAAGGTTCGGTCCATCGCCGCTGCAAGTTTTTCACTGTGTGTCACAATGACCATCGTCACGCCAAGTTCCTGATTGAGCGACAGCAGGAGCCGTAAGACACTATCCCCAGTCCCAGGATCAAGATTCCCTGTCGGTTCGTCAGCCAGAATGAGGCGAGGGCGTAGCACTAATGCTCGCGCCACTGCCACCCGTTGTTGCTCGCCACCTGAGAGTTCACCAGGACGGTGGGTAACGCGCTCAGCTAGCCCGACACGTTGCAGCATTTCGGTCGCTCGCCGTCGCGCTTCTGACCAGCTCGCCCCAGCAACCAGGATGGGCATCATCACATTTTCCAGCGCAGTGAAGTCTGGCATCAGGTGATGAAATTGGAAAATAAAGCCGATTTCACGGTTGCGCAGTGCCGCTAGCTCTGGCTCTGGCAAGGCAAAGAAATCATGACCATCAAGAAAGACTTTTCCTTCAGTCGGGCGATCGAGTGTCCCGAGAATATGCAGAAGGGTGCTCTTTCCGACCCCCGACTCACCGATAATCGCGACTCGTTCGCGACGACGAATAACCAGATCTAACCCTGCGAAGACGCGAACAACGTGGTCACCGTCACCATAACTTTTGCCGATCTGTTCGGCATGGAGAAGAATATCAGACATGGGGAATAGTTGTCAGTTATCAGTTGTCAGTTGTCAGTAAGGCACTTTGGGGTTAGAGGCTAGGGGCTAGAGACTTGGATGGGTAGGAACCAGTCTCTAGCCCCTAGCCTCTAGTAGTCAGTCAATTTAATTTTGAGGGGTAGGGCTTCGTCATGCCCGCCCTTCGACTAGGCTCAGGATAAACTTCGGTGGGCATCCAGGATCTTCAAGCACTGGCTGCGTATTAACCTCCCTGGATTCCCGCCCTTCGACTGGGCTCAGGACATGCTTTCGCGGGAATGACGTTCCTGGAGTCATTCCTCAAAACTTTCTGGACTAACTACTAGCCTCATCATATAAACTTTAGACCTCGGACTTTGGACCTTGGACTTTGGACCTATTCATACCGGATCACCTCAACCGGTGACAGTTTGGCGGCCTGACGGGCAGGATACATGGTAGCCAACAAACAGATGAGTAACGCTGCGGCTCCAACAATGAGAAAATTCTCGATATAGATTTTGACTGGCACGGTATTGACGTAAAACACGTCGGGCGGCAACGATACGTTGATGTACCCCTCCTGCATCAGCCAACAGATTGCGTACCCACACAAAGTTCCTAAAAAAGCCCCAATCGCACCAATCACGAACCCTTTGAAGATAAAGATGCGACTAATCGACTTATTCGTGGCACCAATCGATTTGAGCACGGCAATGTCTTTGCGTTTCTCCATCACCACCATAATCAACGTGGCAATGATGTTGAACGCCGCCACCAGCACGATCAACAGAATCACCAACGAGTAAACAAACTTCTCTAGTCTGAGCGCAACAAAGATGTTGCTGTTGATCTTGGTCCAATCACGCGCAGTGTAAGAAATACCAAGTTGAGTCTGCATGACACTTGCCACGTCAGGGGCCTCGTAGGGGTCCTGCACCCGGACTTCGATACCCGTCACTTGGTCACCGATCGCAAAAAACTGTTGCGCATCAGCTAACCCCATGTAAATCAGGGTACCATCATAATCGACCATGCCAGACTTGAAGGCCGCAGCCACATAGAAACGTTTCACCTTCGGGACCATCCCCAATGGACCGGGAGTGGTTTGGAGCGGCGATACCAAACTGATCGGTTCTCCAACTTCTACTTGTAATTGCTTGCGCAGCTCCTCTCCAATCACGACGCCGGAGAGCTTCACATTACGCGTCCCGCTGTCCTCGCGAATGGTAATATCACGCTCTTTACCCAGGTCATCCAACGTACCCGCAGCGATATGCGCCACAACATTCACGACCGAACTCGCCAGTTCCGGTTCAACCGCGCGCACGACCACACCAGAAACACGTTGCCGCGAACTGACCATGACCTGGCCATAGACCACAGACGTGGCAGTAATAACCCCTGGCACTTGCTCGATTTTCTCGACGACCTGTTTTGCATCGGCAATCGTATTG
Coding sequences within:
- the ccsB gene encoding c-type cytochrome biogenesis protein CcsB; translation: MELILLKAALLLYLLSTGAFLLPFLSQRAISRGLGPGLLLAAFACHTGAILTRSLTAGYIAVTNSYEAMSFFAFLTAGLCVLVQLRTPVALLGAVVSPIAFLLTFAAFFFYAKVQTLPPSLHSSWLPIHVTLAFLGYAVFGVAFSASLLYLVQEKQLKAKKAHALFRRLPSLETLDELNYRSLSWGFPLLTLGILSGAVWAEYAWGHFWLWEPRLVLSVLTWVLYALLLYYRTAGWRGRRAAALTIICFAVLLVSFLGVRFFPGRHGGQFG
- a CDS encoding ABC transporter ATP-binding protein codes for the protein MSDILLHAEQIGKSYGDGDHVVRVFAGLDLVIRRRERVAIIGESGVGKSTLLHILGTLDRPTEGKVFLDGHDFFALPEPELAALRNREIGFIFQFHHLMPDFTALENVMMPILVAGASWSEARRRATEMLQRVGLAERVTHRPGELSGGEQQRVAVARALVLRPRLILADEPTGNLDPGTGDSVLRLLLSLNQELGVTMVIVTHSEKLAAAMDRTLRLIGGKLVEVTG
- a CDS encoding lipoprotein-releasing ABC transporter permease subunit, whose translation is MPLEQTVEAEAKDVRENVTPLSAPRSDPKPFFSLPYELFVSLRYLRAKRRERFISLITFFSTLGVLLGVMTLNIVLAVMTGFEEDLRNRILGFNPHILVSTYSNTIADAKQVVEKIEQVPGVITATSVVYGQVMVSSRQRVSGVVVRAVEPELASSVVNVVAHIAAGTLDDLGKERDITIREDSGTRNVKLSGVVIGEELRKQLQVEVGEPISLVSPLQTTPGPLGMVPKVKRFYVAAAFKSGMVDYDGTLIYMGLADAQQFFAIGDQVTGIEVRVQDPYEAPDVASVMQTQLGISYTARDWTKINSNIFVALRLEKFVYSLVILLIVLVAAFNIIATLIMVVMEKRKDIAVLKSIGATNKSISRIFIFKGFVIGAIGAFLGTLCGYAICWLMQEGYINVSLPPDVFYVNTVPVKIYIENFLIVGAAALLICLLATMYPARQAAKLSPVEVIRYE
- a CDS encoding glutamyl-tRNA reductase — protein: MGGNLAKRNADLLIVGLNHRSAPVEVRERLAFNNGTLEPALRRLVDTETVREGMILSTCNRVEIITSTADVAAADVRVKEFLAETQGASRAAFEEHLYTRSGKDALVHLFRVAASLDSLVVGEPQILGQVKDAYAAATEVGTLGEILHRCFHKTFAVAKRVRSETRIAAKAVSVSSAAVELARSIFDHLHDKTAMVIGAGEIGELAVRHLQNHGIGKVLVTNRTYSRAVELAQEFNGTVVPFEQFPAHLPNADIIIGSAGGNDYLVGPTIVQEALRGRKRRPMFFIDLGVPRNFDPRLNDIENIFLYDIDDLQQVIEENKDEREREAQKAEAIVAEEVESFWQWLSGLEVTPTIVALREKAEAIRQRELERVFAALKELPPHAQKAIEALSLGIVNKLLHPPIAYLKSTSRNGETDNAREVAVVRRIFGLDNDSE